In Cicer arietinum cultivar CDC Frontier isolate Library 1 chromosome 7, Cicar.CDCFrontier_v2.0, whole genome shotgun sequence, the genomic window TGTCTAAAGCATTATCAAGAGGGAAGTTTgacaaatgataaattaaatatgaatttttaagtttttgtgtttaaaaattcatatttaacttATCGCTtgttaaaaagttatattaCCTCAAAAAGTAttcaaatgataaataataGTTGGTATAAAATcagagacaaaaaataaaagcaaaattttttaagagattaaaagctgattaaattttttataaggactaaaatttaaataataagattttatagactaataatatatttaatcctatttgtttttttttataaattatcgtTTAGGTGTCCTGTGTATACGAGCTCGAATTTATGTTGTATTCAAATTTTGTAGGtcaacttttaatatatatatataattttttgtttaaatttatgcaccattttaaattatataaatacaatttttatcatattatttcgacccttaaatatatttctttcataaaaatcattataagcTATTTGAAGAActtgattattaaaaaatataagctAAATAGTATACGTGTTCTCTTAATTTAATtgcagttaacgttttagtcttttatcttcattttttttttaatttgatcatttattttaattttaagtgacaatttgatcttttatgttttaaaatgtcaacaatgttatttttttttttacaaaaatttaaataactcatcaaaattttcaaacaaaatccataaaattaattatattcttcaaatataatacaaatttcatcaaattcgtaactcaaatatttagataaactcatatttattgataataacaaaagataaataattcaaGACAAATAATAACTATTATAAACGAGACACTTAACATATGTaacaactattatttttatcatttatatgtgaattttatttttaagagtgaaatggaaaaatataatagtatttattcaagtttttatttttctgcaGTTTTAGGTGatctttcatttttatattatttaaataaaattctttaATTCTTCTTTTCCTCCCCCTACTTTAATTTGATTGGGGATAGTTTTGTTTACTCGGTTATTTTGTTTTCCTCACTAATCATTTTGTCTTTAACCCGTTTATTTTGAAGCACTTCAtattagatttaattttggTCAAATTGACAATAACCATGATAGAAAGACACTAAAAAGAAGTTATTAGAGAATACAAAAGAAACTTTCTTGAGAGTATAAACAGTTTCAAAAGAAACTTTCATGAGAGTATagacaaaatatttttctaccAAAATGACGACATGTACGTGGAATTGAATTTTGTATTcatagaatttttatttttgtaaattattttatattatatttaaatttatatatttaatgtaaaaattatattaaaatgtttacgtaaaattttgttttttcaaattaatattttaactattttttgacataagattttaaatttattctcATTAATGtaatacattttatttaaaaattaattaatttaattaaatctaaTAGTGTATATCTAATTTAGTATATCTctattaaagttataaatctatatcaaaataattttattatatatactattttatgGAATAAACATATTTATATCAAGTCATGTGCATGATACGGGTTTTATAGTATTCACACATGCATGTTAAGTTTGATCATGCAACTATGAACTCAATTCAGATTTAAGACTTTTACAAATTAGAGATTCAatccaaaaactatttttttttagtaagaaTGGTGATTGAATGTTTGtatctatttgttttttaaaatctcTGAAATTTCTGAATCAACTGAATTACTATAAGAAATTTTCTATtgctaaaaaatataagaattttttcctcttaaataacaaaataaccATGGTCAATATTTAGTTAGTTagctgaaattaaattaattgaaagatacattattaaattttgttgacAAGATAAAATTTTAGCAGTAAATTTATTTCGGATTGAAATCTTGTTTGAGTGTACTAATATCCTTCCATCAATAATGTTAGCTTCTTCTTTCAATAAACTCCTATTTTACAGATTATGAGTGTGttttttaggatttaaaatgcgtttgttttagattttttttaaagtgttttgttagaaaaataattatttttagctAAAAAACAATAGTTAGATAAGAGAGAAAAATGActcaaaagttaaaaaaaataagaaagttaattaattaaggaGAGAAAATCATGTCATTACCCCCtggccttttttttttaaatctcaaaTTGCCTTTAGTCAAATTTTAGTAAGTTTTCTTCGTAAGtttaaattaattcattagTTGCGTTTTCTCTTTCACGTTGGCCATACGTTGTCATTTTCTCGACCTCATTCAGGTTTTCTGtacatcttttatttttttattgtgtgtttatttattgtattttgaaTACTGGTCAACTTTAAAATGTGCGTACGAAAtagattaaactaataaattttgaagtgttcaaattaaaatatttgaattgatttgTTATAGTAAATTTGACAAAGATTATAGGAAGTACTAAGTAGTGACCAATTATggataataaaaatatggttTGGTGAATTTGATCATGGAACTTGGTGAATATGAATAATGAAAACCATAAAGAAGTTTCtttaataacatatttaaatatgtgatttaatatttttgttgacTTAAATATCAATTAGAATGACAACTAAACAATACGAAAAATTATGAGAGTGATGAAAGAATTGTTGCAAGGAATAATAGTAAAACCAAACTAtttctaaaaatttgaaataaagaaatttgagactaatatatatatatatatatatatatatatatatatatatatatatatatatatatatatatgttatgtAAATTAATATGCGTAGAGCATCGTGTAAATTAATACGTGTATggagactaaaatttatttttatatcatttatgataattttgtagtttaaaaaaaatcattcatttttacaaaattatatacagatggattaaaaattatttaaaaaacatcatttttataatagtaaataaaCGGGActtaaaaaatcactttttttaaatctctataaaataatttttaaattatttaaaataaaaatcttttttatttaagctAGAACAAATACTCTGTCATAGTAgtatttatacttatttatgtaaatatataaaaatataaaatctaaacaaaataaagatTCTCAATTACCATTTTTCAACctgtcaaaaaaaattacaatttcgctaaagatttatttgaaaatttaaatatatgtttttattaatgACCGCgataacctttttttttatcaggATCATCATTATGGCAATCTTATAATATTGCAATCAATCTTACACAAATATtctcaaaacaaataaaaatatagtaaagaggtaaaaaaaaaaagaaaaaaaaaaagaagagatttttttttatctctataaaAGGGGAGGTTAGACATTATTTTGGGACGAAATCAACACTTTCTCTGATTGTGTCTTGTTGGgttctttctttctctttgaaaaaaattctcaatggTTTCTTCAAATGGAAACAACACATCAACAAAATCCAGCAAGAGAAAAATTGACATCAAGAAAATAGAACAATCAAACAAGTTACAAGTGAGCTTCTCAAAACGCAAATTAGGGCTTTTCAACAAAGTCACCGAATTATCCATCCTGTGTCAGGCAAAAACTGCAATGATCATCACTTCACCAAACGAAAAACTCTATGCATGTGGTTATCCAAACCCTGACTCCgtcattaatcaatttatcactcaagaAAACAACGTTGTTATCGacaacgaaaaaaaaaaacaagatgaGGAAATATTTGAAACACTAAGGTTTCAATACGAGGAACTTCAAGAAAAGTTGAAAGAAGAGACGAATAATTtattgaaagagagaaataaaggtGATGCATGTTCTACTTCTTGGTGGGATCGTTCTATTGATGATATGTCTGTGGAATCTCTTGAACAATTTAAGAATTCTTTAGAAAATTTGAAGCTTAATATAGTTACAGCTTTAGAAGAAAAAAGGGTTAATTCGATCTATTCAACTCAACCACATCAAGAACGTATCAAGCTATTAAAATCTTGAATGAGTCAATACTATAGTCATGGTTTTGATGCTAGTTTTAGGATGCGGTTACTTCCAAtttagttaataattttttttgtaagttcgATGACAACATCCTCTTTGGAAATCGAATGTGCTATTTgtttatgtgaattttttttggttttttttttttttatgtttcttttcttgaatATATATGGAAAAATATATAGTGAAAAAGATTGATTTTTGGTGCAATTTCGGCACGTTTTATTATTCGTGAGGTTCTTGcttgatttttaatttagatttgTGTGATTTTTGGCTCCTTCAAAATTTAGAgcttgttttattttgatttatttaatttcaatgttGTTCTTGATCGAATTTTATTTGGTAATTGTGTAATACCATATAAATAATGTAGTTGATTATCATGTTTTGTGATTAATAACACAACCTCCTTCTGTAATTGTTCTTTTTTAATAGTAATCAATATATACAAGCCTTTTTATTGCATTGCGTTTAATCTCTTTGCACTAATCCCTTTCCTAAACAATTAAACTAAGCTCTGTTTAGTTAATGcctttataatttttctcattcGGAGCTGTGAATTAACTAGTGAATTagtcacaataatttattttaaaagtgagTTAAAATCATAGTACttgtttttttactaaaattcagAATTTTAGactcaatcaattttttttttagagttggAAGATTATAAGtgtttatgtttgatttttttccCTAAATTATCTAGGggatttttctttcttaatcGGTAGTTAGTTAACTACGAAAGATACATTATTAAATTTGGTTGAAAAAGTACcaaattattgtaaaaaaatttatcacagAAAGATTTTCACCAATCAATAAATCTTctttcatattattatatatccACCAAGAAAAGTTATTTCAATTATGTAATATTCAAAAAGACAATGTTTTAGTTCCTTCAAATATATAGTACTATACACAAATAAAGGAATATTGTCaatttgataattaataaaAGAGTAAATACCCAATTGGTCCCTcagaaaattaaaagtaaattttggtttttgataaaaataaattagaataattaggtccataataattaataaaaaatgataatttagttGTTGTCGTTAATTAAAAGAAACGATTTGGTCCATACAAAAGTAAATGTCTCTAAATAATTTACTATTCAACAAATCATTCATatcttatttctttttttctttagcATTCGAGCAACACTAtgagttaaataaatatgtattttattttgtctttaatttattaattttttttatatagatatgttatatatcttttttagaattgtaatttttttaaaaatttccaatattgatgttatatcattgactattttttattgtagatatttttataaaaaaaattgaatatgatttgatttttgtttagaaTTGTCAAATGttgttgatatttaatttaataaattttatcatgaaattgctttattttaatactaaaataaaaataaaaatgatatatattaaagaaaaaaattatttagagaTTTTTTTGTGTTGTGAAGAATATATTGTCtctaatttaattattgacaAGGATTAAATTTTATCctattaattattgttagatatttatttgtccctattattatgattaattaactatatatttgtccctattattatgattaattaactATGTAATCAAGGTCGGCCCATAGTTCCTGCAAGTTGGTTATCAGACATAACTTCAAAATTTTGAAGGtccaaaatattagttatatattGTCAACGTTTACAAAttatatgtctttttttttttacaagtaaACACAATCTCCGTGTGAATCTAACTTCTAGCCGTTGCAGacatttacaaaatataaatatattcttttttcaaaactatataCTAAAATACAACTAACTCTtgcaaattgaatttttttaatataaatattgtgatatatatttttataaaatattttttttttaatgcatgAGATTTTTCAGATTGTTTGTTATAGTTGTAAATATTCTCCGTATAAACAAATTCTTATACTCATGGACAGTTATGTTCGaccatttttaattattaattatttatgttttttgcTATTTGAATTAGTCTTttatgttatattcaaaataaaattattaaatatattttagaaaataaaacgtaaaatgttttaaaaaataaacggAGTATGTCATTTCATGCTTAGTTCCACAAGTTCTACGTGCGTGTATtggaaatattaaaaaaaaaaaatctgttcTTGTTACTCTACCGTGTGGGACCAAATAAGAAACAATGTAAAATGCAAAAAGCCATCaagtattattttattactccATTATTTTTTGTCATTGACCATGGGAAAAACATGCAACTTTACTCCAACGTTGGTTTGCATTATTTACTTTTTGAGTACAATGTGtttgcattattattattattgaattgaaaaagGATATTTGAATACACGTTTTGACATCACATATAAACACACTATATATTATTTGCCGTATTTATtggtgaataatttttttttcaaaaaaattcatttattttactttttaaaaatataataaaaattaaaagcttttttttttcaatttttttaatgatagaGATATATTTTTGTGACACGTATACAAATTTATTCATTAAtcacttaaaatatttaattaattactaaaatatatgTGATTAACCACTTATTTAACATATATGATTAACACTAAAAACCATCACATTAACCACTTTGGAATAATgcaatttagtaattaatatcttatattttagtgattaataaaattatatttaaaaaattattaataatatatattttagtggttaatgaagcaaatttgtatgttattaaaaatagtgttattatatttcttttgattttttttcaaaagaattgatttaaaaaaaagttttttatgcAAAAAACTATTAACGGTACTGTATTTATACGGTGTTATTTGTTGTGTTTCAATAACACATTTGAATGTATATTTAATCTAAcgaactttaaatttaattccagaaagttctttttttaaaaaaagaaaaagagatttCAAAGTCAAAATccttgaatttttattttctagatttatcttaaaattaaaatactaataaagAGATATTCAAACGGTCTCGATAATTCcaattgaatttaaaatcattaaaattgttCCGGTCACTCGGTCTAAAATATGTTAAAGTTGAAGACGgggttaaaaacaaaatttatttaaaatttataatgatatattaataaagttttttttttcaaattataatagtattttaataaagttatttatttattttccaattttttatacattataaaatacaaaattgatCTTTCCAGAaagttctttttttaaaaaaagaaaaagagactCCTTTCAAAGTCAAAATccttgaatttttattttctagatttatcttaaaattaaaatactaataaagAGATATTCAAGCGGTCTcgataattttaattgaatttaaaatcattaaaattgttCCGGTCACTCGGTCTAAAATATGTTAAAGTTGAAGACgggttaaaaacaaaatttatttaaaatttataatgatatattaataaagtttttttttttaaattataatagtattttaataaagttatttatttattttccaattttttatacattataaaatacaaaattgatCTTTCCAGAaagttcttttttttaaaaaagaaaaagagactCCTTTTAAAGTCAAAATccttgaatttttattttctagatttatcttaaaattaaaatactaataaagAGATATTCAAGCGGTCTCGATAATTCcaattgaatttaaaatcattaaaattgttCCGGTCACTCGGTCTAAAATATGTTAAAGTTGAAGACGgggttaaaaacaaaatttatttaaaatttataatgatatattaataaagttttttttttcaaattataatagtattttaataaagttatttatttattttcaaattttttatacattataaaatacaaaattgatCTTTCCAGAaagttcttttttttaaaaaagaaaaagagactCCTTTCAAAGTCAAAATccttgaatttttattttctagatttatctttaaattaaaatactaataaagAGATATTCAAGCGGTCTCGATAATTCcaattgaatttaaaatcatcaaaattgtTCCGGTCACTCGGtctaaaatatgttaaaattgaAGAcgggttaaaaaaaaatttatttaaaatttataatgatatattaataaagttttttttttcaaattataatagtattttaataaagttatttatttattttcaaattttttatacattataaaatacaaaattgatCTTTCCAGAaagttcttttttttaaaaaagaaaaagagactCCTTTCAAAGTCAAAATccttgaatttttattttctagatttatctttaaattaaaatactaattaaGAGATATTCAAGCGGTCTCGATAATTCcaattgaatttaaaatcattaaaattattcCGGTCACTCGATCTAAAATATGTTAAAGTTGAAGACgggttaaaaacaaaatttatttaaaatttataatgatatattaataaagttttttttcttcaaattataatagtattttaataaagttatttatttattttccaattttttatacattataaaataaaaaattgatctattaaaataatataattaatgttgtagaatattcttttataatagattcaatcaattttataaagttgaaaaattactaattttacataaaattttatattttatttaaaaataaaagaatatatgaCTTTTTTATCAAgtaaaaaactttatttttttaggagGTCTTAGACAATTTTACCTTTACCCTTAGGTCGACTTTGCATGTCAACATCTCCATAAGGCAGGAACTTCGTGccacattaatatttttcaatggaAGCTTTGCATGGCACACATTCGGATACTAATCAAAGCGTAAAgtatttcatttataataagatGTTCAAATAATATCACAAAACTCAAAAATGTTGTCGCTATTAGCTTTTAGATTGTCAACAACTATCTTGGAATCCAATGCAAAATCTATCGTAGCCAAATGTGGTTCATGTACTCAACTCAACTATCTTCGAATGTTTGTATATCCAatgcaaaatatttttgttcttgaaTTTAAATCATCTATTGTTCATTCTTCGAATTTTTAATGATCTTATGTAAAAATGTTTACAACATAATTAACAACTTTTCgtacaaaaatttagaaatttattaaaaataataaattaaatattaatttttaagttttacgtgtttaaaaattcatatttaatttatcgcttattaaaaaattataattttttgtaaggattttttttcataatgtCTCAAATATTAcaacaaataataattcaaaaattcaaaatatatacaatagTTGGTATAAAATaaggaccaaaaataaaaacagatatttttaaaggactaaaaattgattaaattttttataagaactaaaaataaaatagtgagattttatagggactaaataTATTTAGTCCTATAATCATTGtagtattttctttttgataaaTGATCATTTAGGTGTACTTTTTATATGAGCTCCAACTTATGCTATATTCAAAATGTATATACACACATACTTTTTATCGTACTA contains:
- the LOC101492813 gene encoding agamous-like MADS-box protein AGL62; translation: MVSSNGNNTSTKSSKRKIDIKKIEQSNKLQVSFSKRKLGLFNKVTELSILCQAKTAMIITSPNEKLYACGYPNPDSVINQFITQENNVVIDNEKKKQDEEIFETLRFQYEELQEKLKEETNNLLKERNKGDACSTSWWDRSIDDMSVESLEQFKNSLENLKLNIVTALEEKRVNSIYSTQPHQERIKLLKS